A genomic window from Vicia villosa cultivar HV-30 ecotype Madison, WI unplaced genomic scaffold, Vvil1.0 ctg.001716F_1_1, whole genome shotgun sequence includes:
- the LOC131636411 gene encoding uncharacterized protein LOC131636411 gives MALNHFDLNVIPMEDEEYVQQQNANIVPNLPDLNLNIVDSIDLNNVPNTHISHVCLEEDTHDPIEIEQYEEENNEENNNIQHEENAVQNNNAQNEENDVENNNIHANIESEFGTNSEVITQRRVLSNSERRIIYEALLEKSVDGKLKKGETKLVSSLFSVNMRTIQRIWKLAENKGVHADVTHKKVGNCGRKRVNVDLNLVRDIPLKQRTSIRALSHALEVSTSTLVRCLKSREIRRHSNAIKPYLTEDNKRSRLQFCIDMLDSDSIHNNDPIFKGMYNVIHIDEKWFYMKKKSRNFYLVRDEEDPIRTCKSKNFIPKVMFLVAIARPRFDLQQNVTFNGLIGVFPFVIQEPARRSSVNRPAGTLETKAMTSVTKDVMRTFLLQKVLPAIKEKWPREDIGHPIFIQQDNARTHLNCEDGEFRLAASQDGFDIRLMCQPPNSPDLNVLDLGFFSSIQALQHRESPNSIDELVSAVDKSFQGFEIAKSNHIFLTLQSCMIEIMKARGSHNYKIPHMKKKMLEGRNQLPTRLKCDIQLVRDVMGYLDMVGDDELFQSS, from the exons ATGGCTTTAAATCACTTTGATCTCAATGTTATTCCAatggaagatgaagaatatgTTCAACAACAAAATGCAAATATAGTGCCTAATCTACCCGATTTAAATCTCAATATTGTAGATAGTATTGATCTTAACAACGTTCCAAATACGCACATATCTCATGTGTGTTTGGAAGAAGATACTCATGACCCCATTG AAATTGAACAATACGAAGAAGAAAATAATGAAgaaaacaacaacatacaacatgaAGAAAATGCTGTGCAAAATAACAATGCacaaaatgaagaaaatgatgtggaaaacAACAACATACATGCCAATATTGAATCTGAATTTG GTACAAATTCAGAAGTAATCACACAGAGAAGAGTGCTCTCTAATTCTGAGAGAAGGATTATATATGAGGCTTTGTTAGAGAAAAGTGTTGATGGAAAATTAAAAAAAGGGGAAACCAAATTAGTCTCTTCTCTATTTTCAGTTAATATGCGCACAATACAACGTATTTGGAAACTTGCTGAGAACAAAGGAGTACATGCTGATGTGACTCATAAAAAAGTAGGAAATTGTGGGCGCAAAAGAGTCAATGTAGACCTTAATCTAGTGCGTGACATTCCTTTGAAGCAACGAACCTCTATTCGGGCTCTTTCTCATGCATTAGAAGTGAGTACAAGCACATTGGTAAGATGTTTAAAGTCGAGAGAAATAAGAAGACACTCGAATGCTATCAAACCTTATTTAACAGAAGATAATAAGAGATCTAGATTACAATTTTGCATTGATATGCTAGATAGTGATAGCATACATAATAATGATCCCATTTTTAAAGGAATGTATAACGTAATTCATATTGACGAAAAATggttttatatgaaaaaaaagtCAAGAAATTTTTATTTGGTACGGGATGAAGAAGATCCAATTCGTACTTGTAAAAGTAAAAATTTCATACCAAAAGTTATGTTTCTAGTTGCTATAGCTAGGCCAAGGTTTGATTTGCAACAAAATGTAACATTCAACGGATTGATCGGTGTatttccttttgtcatacaagaGCCTGCTAGAAGATCCAGTGTAAATAGACCTGCAGGGACACTTGAGACTAAAGCAATGACATCCGTTACTAAAGATGTCATGAGAACATTTTTGCTTCAGAAAGTGTTACCAGCTATTAAAGAAAAATGGCCAAGAGAAGATATTGGACATCCGATATTCATTCAGCAAGATAACGCAAGGACACACCTTAATTGTGAAGATGGAGAATTTCGTCTAGCAGCCTCACAAGATGGATTTGACATTCGATTAATGTGTCAACCCCCAAATTCACCTGATTTAAATGTTTTAGATCTTGGTTTTTTCAGTTCAATACAAGCCTTGCAACACAGAGAGTCTCCTAATTCTATAGATGAACTTGTGAGTGCAGTTGATAAGTCGTTTCAAGGATTTGAAATTGCCaaatcaaatcatatatttttaaCTCTTCAATCATGTATGATTGAAATTATGAAAGCAAGAGGTTCCCACAACTATAAAATTCCacatatgaagaaaaaaatgttgGAAGGTAGAAATCAACTGCCAACACGGCTGAAATGTGATATCCAATTGGTGAGAGATGTTATGGGATATTTAGATATGGTTGGTGATGATGAACTATTTCAATCTTCTTAA